In the Dyella humicola genome, CCGTGACCACCTCGGCTTCGAGCAACCCACCCGACGCCGTGCCGAAGTTCTTCGAAAAACTGCCAAAGCCGCCGCTTTGCACCAGGCCCGCCACACCCACCGTGGTGCAGCCGCCGCCTTGCACGTAGCGGCCACCCTGGGTGGTTACTGCATCGTAGGCGTCGATCCACATCGCACCGGATTGCACGGTCACCGCCGGCAACGGGGCCTGGATGCCTTCGCCGCCCTGGGCCACAAAGGCATCGTGCAGGGTCACGGCGTTCATATGCCGCGTCCAGATCAGCAGCGAATCGGGCGAAGCAGAGGTGCCCTGGTAGCTGTGGCCACCGCCTTTCACGACCAGGCGCAGGCGATGCTGGCGGGCGAAGTTCACCGCCGCCACCACGTCGGAGGTGTTCTGGGCCGCTACGGCATAGACGCTGGGACGGGAGGTCCAGGCATCGGCCCAGCCGCTGGTTTGGGTCAGGGCGGGTTCGTCGCCGATGAAATAAGGATTCTTGATCTGCGCCAACGCCTCGCGGCAGGCGTCGTCGTCGGTCAAGCAACCTTCGAACGGTGAGCGCAGGCGCTGCAGGCGTCCTCCCACCGCCTGCTTCAATTGTTCCCATTGCGCCGCCGATGGCCAGGCCGGGTCACTGGGGCGTACGCGCGAGCGCAGGCGAAGTACGTGCGCAGCGGCGGCCTCCGTGGTCGCACATGCCGGTGACACCAGCCAGGGAAGCAGCGGCAGGGTCAGGGCGGCCTTGAGCAAGTCGCGACGATGCATGTCATTCCCCTTCGAGTTTGGAAGCCGTCACTCTGCGCCGGTCCAGGCGCCGGGCAAGGGCAGGGTGATGAACGGCGGTCCCGCTGTGACGAATAGCGGGGCCGCCGGGACGGCGGAGTGTCACCCGGGACGCGACTGGTCCAGGTGAAGGCGCCAGCCTGGGCGGCAACGTGCGACATGGCCCCAATCAACACGGCGCACCGGGGCTGAAAAGAACGGTGGATGAGGCAGGTGATCTGGGGGATATGGCGCGTTCTTGCGCTGTCCCTGTCGTTGGGCCCGCTGGCGGCCGTTGCGCTGGCGAAGGATGCGGGCCCTGTGCAGTGGAAGCCGGACATCGCACTATGGCTATCCGCGCTGAAGCTGGTGCTTGCCGATTAAGGCTACGAGACGCAGTCGCCGACTCAATAGACCGTGGCCCGCGCCTGCACAAAGGCGAAGAAAAACACCGCATTCGGGTCGTTGCGCACGCTCTGTATTTCCCGCCGCATGCCTTCGACCGTCGCGATGTCGACCTTACCGCTGACCACCAGTTGCTCGGCGGCGGACAGCAGCACTTCTTCCCAGAATTCGATCATCTGCTTGCGCTTGCCGGGCTGGCGATTGTCCAGGTGGAAGCTCTTCACCTCGGTCTGCACGTCGCGATAGCCGCCGGCCAACAGCAGGTTGCCAAGCTTGGCGCCGATGAATGGATCACCACCGCTGTCGTACTGGTGGTCGTTGAAAGCCATCCAGTAACGCAGCAGGTGCGGTGAATAGGGATCGAGGAAGAACGACGAATTGAGCACTTCAGTCACATAGATGACCGAGCCCGGGCTCAACACGCGACGTACTTCGGTCAGCACGCGGGCGGGGCTGGGCATGTGTTCCAGCACCCAGCAAAGGTAGGCCGCGTCGAAGCTGCGCTCGGCAAATGGCAGATCGGTGGCATCGGCGAGCTGAAGCGTGTACCGCGCGCTGCACCACGCCGTCTCCGCGAGATTCCGTTCGGCTGCGGCGAGCTGTGCGGGCGAGCGATCCACGCCGGTGACGTGCAGATTGGGAAAGCGGCGCAGCAGGATCTCCGTCTGCGCGCCCACGCCGCTGCCCACTTCGAGCAGGCGGCTGGCCTCGCTGTAGTCGATGCCGCCGAACAGCTTGGTTTCGAACATGCGCGCCTGACGCATCAGGCGCGATTGCTCCTCCGAAGAGAAGCCGTGGATATAGGGGAACTCACCGGTGACGATGCTGTTCACGATGGCGGACCCTGTCGTCGGACGCCTTTAGCCGGACCGCCACCCTACACCTGTTGGTGTCGACGGAAAGTTGCCGCCTCAGCGGCCGTCTCCGCAGGCTTGTCCGATGCAGGCGGGTGCGGATCGAGGGCTACTCTGTGCTGTAGTCGGGTGCGCATGAACGAAGGCGAGAATGTCACCCAATGTCGGTGCTTCGCTGCGCATCGGCCGCGATAACGCAAACAACACTGCCTCGTGCCCCAGGCCCGGGTACAGCTTGAGTGTCACGTCCTCGTGGTGGTCTTGCATCGTGCGCGCCAGCGAGATTGCGTTAGAGGGGTCGACCTCGTGATCGCTGGCGCCTTGCAGCAGCAACATCGGCGGTTCGGCACCGTGCACGTACGACACCGGCTGGGCGGTTCGCTGCTCAGCCGGCGTGTGACCGAACATACCAAGCATGTCCGTTTCATGGGCAGGAATCGGCATGAAGTCGTAGCAGCCAGCCAGCCCGATAAAGCCGGCCAGGTCTGCCGGGCGGATGCCGTACGCGCCCAGCCACTGCGGATCGGTAGCCACCAGCGCGGCGATCTGGCCGCCGGCCGAGTGCCCCATCACGAAGATATCGTCCGGCGATCCACCCAGTTCGCTCGCGTGCTGATGCGTCCACGCCACCGCGCGCGCGGCGTCCCGCATAAAGCCGTCCATGCGCACCTGGGGATATTTGCGGTAATCGGGGATCACCACGATCACACCCTGCGCCGACAGCGCCGTGCCCACGAAGCGATACCAAGTGCGCTCGCCACGCACCCAGTCGCCGCCGTAAAAGAACACCACTACCGGCGCGTGCTCCGCGTGCGCAGGCGCATAGATATCCAGCGCGAGCTGGTGATCGGCATCGAAGACGATGCCGCGCTGCTGCTCGATGTGCTTGTGCTGATCGGTGGCATTGAGCCCGGCGAAGAGGGTGGCTTGGCAGCCGCTCAGCAGCAAAACGGCGCCCAACACGATCATTCGGCCAAAACGGACGAGCCGCTTCTGATGGGTACGTCTATGGCGGCACTGAATCATGAAGAGGAACGCATGCAGCGGAGCGCCGATGATGCATCAGGGCTGCGCGCAAGGGTTTGCGATCACCGCATGCGATCGCGAGGATTCACGCCGCCAGTCGTTCTCCAGCGCCTAGCGCGGCGAAATAGTCCCGTGTCAGTTGCAGCTGTTCGGCGGCGCATTCGGCGCGATTCACCACGTGGCGGAAGGCGGCATTTTCGGGGCGATCCTTCGCGTACCAGCCCAGGTGCTTGCGCGCGATGCGCACGCCCTGCAGTTCGCCATAGAACGCGTAGAGGTGTTCGAGGTGATGGATCAGAATCTCGCAGACTTCGTGCGGCGCCGGCTCGGGTAGTGTTTCGCCGGTGGCGAGGAAGTGTGAGATCTCGCGGAAGATCCACGGTCGACCTTGCGCGCCGCGACCTACCATCACCGCGTCGGCGCCGGTGACATCGAGCACGTGCTTCGCCTGTCGCGGCGTGACGACGTCACCGTTGGCCAGCACCGGGATACGCACGGCGGCTTTCACCGCCGCGATGGTTTCGTACTCGGCCTCGCCTTCGTACTTGTCGGCACGCGTGCGGCCATGCACGGCCAGGGCGGCAATGCCAGCATCTTCGGCGATCTTTGCAATGGTCAGCGCGTTCTTGTTATCGCGATCCCACCCGGTGCGGATCTTCAGCGTCACCGGCACATCGACCGCATCGACCACCGCCTTGACGATGCGCGCCACCAGCGGCTCGTCCTGCAGCAGGGCCGATCCTGACCACACGTTGCAGACCTTCTTGGCCGGGCAACCCATGTTGATGTCGATGATCTGCGCACCATTGTCGGCGTTGTAGCGCGCTGCCTCGGCCAGCATGGCCGGATCATAGCCAGCGATCTGCACGCTTACCGGCTCGGGTTCGCCGGCATGGTCCATCCGTCGCAGCGACTTGCGCGTTTGCCACAGGCGGGGATCGGATGCAGTCATTTCGGACACAGCCAAGCCCGCACCCAGCCGCTTGCACAGCAGGCGAAACGGTTTGTCGGTGACGCCGGCCATGGGGGCGAGCACCACGTTCGGGTCGATGCGGTAAGGGCCAATCTGCATGCGCGGATTGTAACCGGAGCCAGCTTTT is a window encoding:
- the dusB gene encoding tRNA dihydrouridine synthase DusB; translated protein: MQIGPYRIDPNVVLAPMAGVTDKPFRLLCKRLGAGLAVSEMTASDPRLWQTRKSLRRMDHAGEPEPVSVQIAGYDPAMLAEAARYNADNGAQIIDINMGCPAKKVCNVWSGSALLQDEPLVARIVKAVVDAVDVPVTLKIRTGWDRDNKNALTIAKIAEDAGIAALAVHGRTRADKYEGEAEYETIAAVKAAVRIPVLANGDVVTPRQAKHVLDVTGADAVMVGRGAQGRPWIFREISHFLATGETLPEPAPHEVCEILIHHLEHLYAFYGELQGVRIARKHLGWYAKDRPENAAFRHVVNRAECAAEQLQLTRDYFAALGAGERLAA
- a CDS encoding alpha/beta hydrolase, with product MIVLGAVLLLSGCQATLFAGLNATDQHKHIEQQRGIVFDADHQLALDIYAPAHAEHAPVVVFFYGGDWVRGERTWYRFVGTALSAQGVIVVIPDYRKYPQVRMDGFMRDAARAVAWTHQHASELGGSPDDIFVMGHSAGGQIAALVATDPQWLGAYGIRPADLAGFIGLAGCYDFMPIPAHETDMLGMFGHTPAEQRTAQPVSYVHGAEPPMLLLQGASDHEVDPSNAISLARTMQDHHEDVTLKLYPGLGHEAVLFALSRPMRSEAPTLGDILAFVHAHPTTAQSSPRSAPACIGQACGDGR
- a CDS encoding class I SAM-dependent methyltransferase, encoding MVTGEFPYIHGFSSEEQSRLMRQARMFETKLFGGIDYSEASRLLEVGSGVGAQTEILLRRFPNLHVTGVDRSPAQLAAAERNLAETAWCSARYTLQLADATDLPFAERSFDAAYLCWVLEHMPSPARVLTEVRRVLSPGSVIYVTEVLNSSFFLDPYSPHLLRYWMAFNDHQYDSGGDPFIGAKLGNLLLAGGYRDVQTEVKSFHLDNRQPGKRKQMIEFWEEVLLSAAEQLVVSGKVDIATVEGMRREIQSVRNDPNAVFFFAFVQARATVY